The genomic region GAGCATCTGGAGCATACACACAGAAATGGGTACATTTGTGAAACAAGAGAAGAAAAAAAAATACAACTCGATAAATGTCCCCTTAACAAGCATAGATTAGTCATAAGGAAAAAACAATTGAATTGCATTGCAGTAAGATCAGTCCCTAGCAGGAATTTCCAATAGAGCATACACACTAATTATTCCGCGGTGCCGATTCCAATCACATAACCCCAATCCATACTTTCCTGATATGGGGAAAGAAGTTCATTGACATATCCACTCAGTTAATCTTATTGGAGATTTGGGTCCCTTATTGTTACCAGATGTCGACTATATATCAAAATTGCActttccattatctaaaaaacaTTCAAAATTTGAAAGGTTCGATTGCATCTTTTATGATCAATCTAAGTAGGCAGtctttttttttttattttcgtTAAAGGAATataaaaaaaactcgacctgctTCCAAGCTCCATGGCCCTGTTTGGATTGACCAAACAAAAAAGTTGCTAGCAGCTAAAAAGGTCTAGCAAATCCAAACAGCTCAGCTTATAGTCCTTTTTTATACACTCCTACAATAAAGAACTTATAATCCGTTTTGAACTATTCAACCACCTACCTTATAAAAACCTATAGAGCTGAATTCACGAGTTTAcaaaaaaagagaaaagagaggGGAGGAATGTATTTGTGCCTTACGTGGCAGTGGTGGAGCTGCGGCGAGGCGGCCGCGCTGGGTCGAATGGGGAATGTGTACGGAggcggaggagggagagagggactgCGAGGGGGCGGCGGCCGTTGACGCGGGCGAGGGTCGGGGAGCACGGCAGAAGACGCCCAGGTTCGTCGCCATCGGTGGCAGCGCGGTGAGAGGAACCGGCTGAACGAGCGGGTGGCGGACTGCGGGCTGGCCTCGCCAAGCTCGAGCAGCAATCCAGCAACAGCTGGACCAGCGGGCTGGCCGACGCCTCGCTTGGCGCTTGCCTCGCCGCGCGCGATGTGGACGCCGGGACCGCTGCCTCGCCGAGTCCCAGTCACCGCGTGGGACACCGGCAGCGCAGCTCGCGCTCGCCGTGGTGGGGAACAGCCGGCCGAACGGAATGGACCTGCCGGTGAGCGGCGGAGTGGATAAGAAGTGGCTGAGTGGGCCTTTTTTTCCTTTTAAAAAAGATATTACTGGCAATAATATGTCCATAAATCGCCATGCAAATCGAGCTTTGTATCATGCGGCTGGCCGGGGGCTCCTCGACAATGCTCAAAAGAAATTTTTTCTTTACGTAATTGAAAGGCACTACGTATAATATATAGGCAAATGTTTTTACGTGATAAAGATTACCCGGACACGTAAAATCTACTCGCTCCACTATTATTGTCACTAGGTATAAATTATTTTAACTTGTATAAGCACTATTCATTAAATATACTCTGTTACAATCAGATTTTATATTTGTCGTTGCTACAAGCATTTTTTTATAAGAGGATCCCCCATTTCTATTATTGAAAATTAGAGACGAACGAAAGAAGATCTCTACTGTACACCCTTCGGTTCTCTCTCCTGTTCAGATAATAGCTCTGATCAGCATACTGGATCCGCAATGAACCGAGACTTTTACAGGAAGAGAGATAAACGCCTAATAGTAATTCTGCCAGATAACAGATCGGGAACTTGGGATGCAATGCAACCCAATCATCAAAGAGCAGAACAAACCCATTTGCATCTCTGACTGTACTTCACCAAAGAGAGCTGCTCAAGAATTGTCCATGCAACTTCGAGGCGACGTGTTCGATCCATTCACTCCATGCTTCTTTCGTGTATACCAGAACAAATACGGGCTAAGAAACAGGGGTACGACAAAACGTCCCACACTGCTCTGGCCTCACTTCGAACAGCCAAACACTTGCTGACACTACAGTGCGAGTTCCAAAAACTCAAATCTCCTTCTAAATTGGAAAGCACATTGAGGTAACTATATTTTTCCTTAATCCCCTTCAATTCCAAAAAAGGATTTAAGTTCCCTAAGGattagtttaggaacttaaatacTCAGGAGTTGGAGGGGATTGAGAGAAATTATTTTATTTTTCCCTCAGTTCACTCGAATTTCGGATGAAATTTGAGTTTCTAAACTAGGCTTAAATGTGATGAAATCCCCTAAAAATGTCACATTGCGATTAGTCCAGGTTTCAGGTTTCATAGCTGGGCCACCTGAGTCAAAGAGCAGAATTCATCGTTCATCTCTGAGGCGAAGTCCTCACCCACCTCCATCCTGCTGCACAGCGTTGGGACGGAATAGCGCCGTGCTACTGCTGCAGCTGACTCCTGATCGCCCGGCTCAGTCTCCGTATCCACTCTGTTCGAATTGCCAACAGAGGAGCCGTCCTCCTTCCCAAACAGCTGCTCGGCAAGATCACGGCAAGGCTTCAGATCGTCCTCGCTCCGTGCTCCTGTCAGCTTACCCAGCAGCTCGTTCAGTTCCGTGGCTCTCCCCATCTTCTGCGCTGTGCTGAACTTCATCGGGGTCGGGGTTAGACGATCGTCCAGACTTGGGCCAGACGGTTCGTCACCCTCACTGGCGCTTTGGCTCCCGCGCAGGTCCTTCAGCTTCTGGTCCAAGATAGTGGCAACCCTCTCCCTGAAGCTATTGGCAGCTTCGTTATCCGACTTCAACCTCgcctttgccgccgaaaccaACAGGTCCATCCTTTCTTCCTCTGAAGAAGAAGTTGCTTCAGCCTCAGGATCAACATCAGCATCTTCTTCCATGGGACAGAATGCTTCCTCCAGTAACCCGACGTTCTGCGTATACCTCTCGTACGCTTCGTTTTCAGCGTCGGTATCTCCTTGCATATGTTCCTTTAGCTTCATAAACCTCCACTTGTTTATACCCGCAACGTCCTAGAACGAAAGGAAAAGTCACaagcaaaacaaaaaaaaaaaaagcGGTTCAGAACAAACAGAGCACACGGAAACAGACAATGAACCTTTTTGGTAACTGATTTCTTTGTTTGGAGAAACTTCAGAAAGTGCTGGGGAAGCTTTTGCAAGGCAGCCAGCCTTGACGCTGAACTGTGAAAAAACAACAATCAAGCATTAAAACGGTGCAGCTGTTTGAAAATAGATTAATTCTCGAGTTATGTTTTATGAATTTTACCTGGTTGCAGGTAAATTGTTAGATTGCTGTTCTGTTGTTGCAGGAGCAGTTGCAGGTGACGGCTTATCTGGCAATGTGTTGGTCTGCTTcagaactagtatcatgataagtAAAAGCGAGGCAACGTTAGTGGTGTTCAGAGTAGAGTAAAAAAACACAGAGCAGCAGACATGATAATAAACAATGTAAAAGAAAGTTTAAAGCAAGAAAAATGGAATTGACATGAAGGTTGAGATAGAAGCAGAAATGATTCTAACATAGCCACTAACACTGCTTGGCTAGACCAGAAGTTTGGAACTACAAAAGCTTTGAAACCCTTCACTTGCCTCTTCCCCCCATTTCTTCATAAATCATGAAGAGAATAGCTCCATTCATGGTTAATGCAAGGTTTAATCAATAACCCATCTAACACTTCCTCCACACATACTTGACATGTCCTTGAAGCAAGATAGCTCACAACATCCTGACAGGATGCAAGTCGTCACCATGCAAAATTTCATCTATGGCCTTCCATTACTACTTTAGTTTTTTTAAACATTCTATTTCTGTAGAATGAGTGGTGCTTGCAGTTTGCGCCTTTCCCGAGATTTATTCCAAAGCCTCACAGAAAACAGAGTTGAAGGCATCGACCCAAAACCCAGGAACTGTCATACCGACCTGGGTACACAGAAATATTTTCAACACTGTCGTGTATAAACCTCTCGCAAGTTTGTAAGTAGGAAACCATGTGCCTCGACCCCGTTGATCCACAAAATTCGTGACTATGTTCCAAACATTGTTTCAGGCATTAATTCTGGATGGTAATTTCGGACTGCTAATAACCAATTCAATTGTCTAAGAAAACAAATAAATAGTAACACATTGCTAGGATGGATTGGTTAAATCTGCTAGCTTGCACTTCTAAGCAAGCTCGTTTCAGCTACGAAACCAAATGTATCCCTAAATATAAAAAAAATCTGGAACAACTGCTGGATGAGAGTAGAAAAAAGGTGAAGTTGCCTCGATAGCATTTTCCACAATCTGTTTTGCTAATACTGATGTCcaaactcagttatccattttatAATATAGAACACATTCCCTTCCTGATTGCTTGTCATAGTATTCCATCAAACCTGCTGTCTCCTtacctccctctccctcatccACCCCCACGCGCACGGTTATGTGCATGGAGCACAGCTTCACTCCTGGTGTAGTCCCTAAGAGATGACCTCATGCAGGTGGCATTGCTTGCTCATGGACATCAAGCACCATGGTGATGTCCACTAGAGAGTGCCCTGCACTGAGGATGGTGAGATCTGCAGTGGCTGCAGGGGTAGAAGATTGAGAGTAAAGACAGAAAGCGACAGGGGATTGTGAGTGACGAGTGGCCTTGGAGACAGAGAATGTAACTGTGAGAATCCTGCATTCCAACCTGTGCCACTGGTTTTCAATCGTGTCGCACAGCACAAGGGTGGGGAAAACTGAGTAGGGACTAGAGAGTGATAAGATAGAACACTGAGTTTGGAGAGTAGTATGTTAAGAATGATTCATGGAGAGGGCTATAGAGGCAATTTTGCCTAACCAAAAAATAGAAGGGATGCCTGGTAAACTGGCTAGACCAGATATGCAAGTGTGCAGATATTTATATAGAATATCACCATTCACCAAACTGCTTGTAGGTCACTAACTTCAAGTGCAGATTATCAGGAGTATATCACACATACCATGGATGTGGCAAGGATTCTGAGCCTTGTAGCAGCAGCTCTTGCAACACTGGAATGGGCACCTGAAAGGCCAAGCAGAGTGCGCGCATATAATTCATTAACAAATAAAAAATCACCGTGGTCTCTATCACATaacaaaggtgaaggttcttagttGCCTGTAAACTGCCTCCGCACACCATACCACAAGTAGGAGGAAATAGTTCTGCCTAATAAGGAAGTATCGATAAACTCTGTCTTCTTACCGGGAGCGGGCGATGTTACCACACAGGATGCACTTGGGCTTGTTAAGGCCCCGGAGGTTTGGCTTGGGCATGTCGAAGGCGGCGGCAGGAATAGGAGGCGGCTTCTGTGGTGTCCCATTGCTGTTGGCCACTGCTGGCGCAGGAGCAGGACTAGCAGCAGAGGGAGGCGAGTCACCAGCCACCACCTTGGCGACTGCAGCAGCGGCGGGCTTCATGTCCTGCATGGTTCTCTTCAACCcggcaaaacttgtggggaaaaaAAGTAAAGTCAGCAAAACTTGTGGGGGGAAAGTAAAGTGCAGTTCAGAGGCTGGGATTTGAATTTGATTGTGGATAAAAGGAAATCCAGGGGGGGAGCATGCATCCAAGCAGTGGCAGACCCAGGATTTTAACCTAGCCACCTAGGGTATGGGAAGGCCAGAATTCAGTATTTCCCCAAGGAACGGAAACAGCAAATTTTCATATACATTCGGAAACATACGTATCAGTGCTTGACACACAAATCTGCAGTAGGATTTCAGTGGAGAATCACGCGATGCTGCCGCGTCAGATTAACAATAACTTTGAAAGCAATATACATTCAAAATCTCTAACCTAAGTGGGAAGTAGGCACTCACCAGGAGCCAGTTGGCAAGGGTTTCAGCTGCCGGTCTGTCGGGCTCCGCTTGAGGCGCGTCCCTCGCTGGGGCCGGTTTACCCTGGCGCTGGGAGGCGAGGTTACGCTGGACGCAGCCCGCAGGGCATCGGGCGGTCCGAGAGATGCAGATCGGGAGTCGGCCGGGCCTGGGCAGCTCTACGGCTGCGGGCTGCGCGCCTACGGCCTACCTACCAGCGGCGCGTCGTCTTCGCGCGGAGGTACCTAGCGGCGGCACGTCGTCGTACCTAACTCCGGGAAGAGGGAGAACGGGCGAACAAGCGTGAGGCGGGTCGACGCTGACGGCTTCAAGGCTGGGCGGCTGCCTATTGCCTCTttggtggctttttcttgagattAGGGTCGACGCTGACGACGTGGCGGCGGCGGTCGGGATGGCGTGGAGCGAGTTTTTTTTCCCCTATTACAAAATTTAATATATCCAAAACACAATGCTGACGATGATAGGGATTAGGGAAGTGTTGATTCAGAGCTATTAATTTAATACAGaatatctgtcggcgtttcgaccccggagtccctggaccgacgagtaaattgtcgctgcgtgtcccagcccagatggatcggcgcgagatggaacacaaggaggAAAAAAGAGGGAAccacggctcgtgttatcctgcgcccagggcggatgcgcttgcagtagggggttacaagcgttcgcgagggagggagagagagtctGTCCGTCAGCTCGTCCTCCcgtgcggccaccttctcgtacgagggccctggaccttccttttatagatgtaagaagatggtccaggtgtacaatggggggtgtagcaacgtgctaacgtgtccggcagagaggagccagagccctatgtacatgccgatatggctgtcggagaggtgttagtgccctgttcatgtgatgtcgtgaccgtcggaggagcgcttgagccctgtagaagcacagttgtcggggctgtcgggtccttgctgacgtctccttgcttccgtagggggctgagaaccgccgtcgtcatgggagcacgcggggtgccatcattacttgtttaccggggcgagccagatgggacgtcggtcctgtccctcgtagcctgagctagctaggggtagggtaatgatgtgcccccctgtaacgtggccggtccgagcccaaggtcgggcgaggcggtgactcctccgaggtcgagactgagtccgagccctgggtcgggtgaggcggaaaccgtcttccgaggtcgaggctgagtccgagccctggggtcgggcgaggcggagaccgtcttccgaggtcgaggcgggggccgagccccgggtcgggcgaggcggagcttcctatggcgcctgaggctggactcagttgctgtcagcctcaccctggcgggtggcacaacagtcggagcagggcaggcagcgctgttttcctgtcaggtcagtcagtggaggggcgaagtgactgcggtcacttcagccctaccgactgaggaacgcgcgtcaggataaggtgtcaggcgatccttgcattgaatgctcctgcgatacggtcggttggcgaggcgatctggccaaggttgcttcactgtgaagcctgcccgagctgggcctcgggcgagtcgaaggtgtgcctgttgcttgaggaggccctcgggcgaggcgtgaatccgcctgggtcta from Zea mays cultivar B73 chromosome 6, Zm-B73-REFERENCE-NAM-5.0, whole genome shotgun sequence harbors:
- the LOC100383553 gene encoding uncharacterized protein LOC100383553, with translation MQDMKPAAAAVAKVVAGDSPPSAASPAPAPAVANSNGTPQKPPPIPAAAFDMPKPNLRGLNKPKCILCGNIARSRCPFQCCKSCCYKAQNPCHIHVLKQTNTLPDKPSPATAPATTEQQSNNLPATSSASRLAALQKLPQHFLKFLQTKKSVTKKDVAGINKWRFMKLKEHMQGDTDAENEAYERYTQNVGLLEEAFCPMEEDADVDPEAEATSSSEEERMDLLVSAAKARLKSDNEAANSFRERVATILDQKLKDLRGSQSASEGDEPSGPSLDDRLTPTPMKFSTAQKMGRATELNELLGKLTGARSEDDLKPCRDLAEQLFGKEDGSSVGNSNRVDTETEPGDQESAAAVARRYSVPTLCSRMEVGEDFASEMNDEFCSLTQVAQL